A single genomic interval of bacterium harbors:
- a CDS encoding efflux RND transporter permease subunit codes for MKNIIAFFVRYKVWTNVLLFSTLLFGLLFFLNMKYSFFPETRPDFINVQVAYPGASPEEVEEGVVLKIEESIDGLEGIERVTSVSRENFGTVTVEITAEADMDNVLRDVKNSVDRINSFPIGSEKPVIFEQKFRSRALSIVLYGKTDLYNLKYYGERMRDELLATPEISQVAIEGVPRLEFSLEVSEADLRRYNLSFSEVAAAVGAENINLSGGKIDTKDEEILIRANAREYFARELANLVVRGNDDGTIIYLKDVAQLKERWEDVPDKSYFNDRTAVVINIDKTREEDILAVAEAAKNIVSEFNAEHREVQAEVLDDNTVSLRQRLSLLINNGLIGLLLVIISLGFFLNLRLSFWVSVGIPFSFGGMFIIAGLAGITINVISLFGMIVVVGILVDDAIVVGENIYAHYERGKPALKAAIDGTIEMVGPVTTSIATTIVAFLPFFFLDGFLGKFIWHMALVVIATLGFSLLEAFTILPAHLAHSKGLHPHTQDNPIRQRIDGFITWLTNDVYGRSLHFALRHKWLTVVTPVAAVMITLGLLRGGLIGVTFFPFIDGDTLPVNLTLVAGRQEADTDSLLRHIEQKALILNDSLKAERPDGKDVVIGVKRDIGSNDFGEQGSHTGRLTLLLLPGEERNMDTPLIANRLRDMVGAIPEAQKLTYGRIGFFGKPVSVSLLGNNLDQLTKARDLLVAQLEDFPSLKDVTDSEQEGRREIDIRLKPRAYALGLTLRDIASQVRQGFFGQEVQRIQRGRDEIRVWVRYTEEDRSALGFIDRMRIRTPDGAEYPFSELAEYDIARGIISINRLENQREIKVEANLTDFEADLPPILDDIRDNVLPGVLAQVSGVRASFEGQSRNQEKTMRSMRTAFSVAMIVMFILVILVFRSYAQAAIVFGIIPLGILGSVWGHGIHGIQLNTLSIYGIIALAGIIINDSIVFVDQINRNLRDGMKILDAVHTAGVSRLRPILLTTLTTSLGLAPLILETSRQAQFLIPMAVSVAYGLAFGTFILLMVLPSSFLILNKFRVLFARHILRKSDVTPEAVEPALQEIVYASKQEDVR; via the coding sequence ATGAAGAACATCATAGCGTTTTTCGTCCGCTACAAAGTGTGGACGAATGTCCTTCTCTTCAGTACGCTGCTGTTCGGACTGCTGTTTTTCCTCAACATGAAATACAGCTTCTTCCCTGAAACGCGGCCCGATTTCATCAACGTGCAGGTTGCCTATCCCGGCGCATCTCCTGAGGAAGTCGAGGAAGGTGTCGTCCTCAAAATCGAAGAGTCGATTGACGGACTCGAGGGCATCGAGCGGGTCACCTCAGTATCCCGTGAAAATTTTGGTACAGTGACGGTGGAAATCACTGCGGAAGCGGACATGGATAACGTGCTCCGCGATGTAAAGAACTCCGTCGACCGCATCAACTCCTTCCCCATCGGCAGTGAAAAGCCGGTGATCTTCGAGCAGAAATTCCGCAGCCGCGCACTGAGTATCGTACTCTACGGCAAAACCGACCTCTACAATCTCAAGTATTACGGCGAGCGCATGCGCGACGAGCTGCTCGCCACACCGGAAATCTCGCAGGTCGCCATTGAAGGCGTCCCGCGCCTGGAATTTTCTCTGGAAGTTTCGGAAGCGGATCTGCGCCGCTACAATCTCAGCTTCAGTGAAGTCGCCGCGGCCGTCGGAGCGGAAAACATCAATCTTTCAGGCGGAAAGATCGATACGAAAGACGAGGAAATTCTCATTCGTGCCAATGCGCGTGAATATTTCGCCCGCGAACTGGCGAATCTCGTTGTACGCGGCAACGACGACGGCACCATTATCTACCTGAAGGATGTCGCCCAACTGAAAGAACGCTGGGAGGATGTGCCCGACAAATCGTATTTCAACGATCGTACCGCAGTGGTCATCAACATCGACAAGACACGGGAAGAAGACATTCTCGCCGTCGCCGAGGCCGCGAAAAACATTGTCAGCGAATTCAATGCCGAGCACCGTGAAGTGCAGGCGGAAGTGCTCGACGACAATACGGTTTCTCTCCGCCAGCGACTGTCCCTGCTGATCAACAATGGTCTTATCGGACTCCTGCTGGTAATCATTTCTCTCGGTTTCTTCCTCAACCTGCGTCTCTCCTTCTGGGTCTCCGTCGGTATTCCCTTCTCCTTCGGCGGCATGTTCATCATTGCCGGACTCGCGGGCATCACCATCAATGTCATTTCCCTGTTCGGTATGATTGTCGTCGTCGGTATCCTTGTCGATGACGCTATCGTGGTCGGAGAAAACATTTACGCGCACTATGAGCGGGGCAAACCCGCGCTCAAAGCCGCAATTGATGGCACCATCGAAATGGTCGGTCCCGTCACGACATCCATCGCCACAACCATTGTCGCCTTTCTGCCTTTCTTTTTCCTCGATGGTTTCCTCGGAAAATTTATCTGGCATATGGCGCTTGTGGTCATTGCCACACTCGGGTTCTCCCTGCTCGAAGCCTTCACCATTCTGCCGGCACATCTTGCGCATTCGAAGGGACTGCATCCACATACGCAGGACAATCCCATACGGCAGCGTATCGACGGCTTCATCACCTGGCTGACCAACGATGTGTATGGACGCAGTCTGCATTTCGCATTGCGGCACAAATGGCTGACTGTTGTCACCCCTGTGGCTGCTGTCATGATCACACTGGGATTGCTGCGGGGCGGACTCATCGGCGTCACCTTTTTCCCCTTTATCGACGGTGACACGCTGCCGGTGAATCTCACGCTCGTGGCGGGACGGCAGGAAGCCGATACAGACTCACTGCTCCGTCACATCGAGCAGAAAGCCCTGATTCTCAACGATTCCCTCAAAGCGGAGCGTCCCGACGGCAAAGACGTCGTCATCGGAGTCAAGCGCGACATCGGCAGCAATGATTTCGGAGAGCAGGGCAGCCACACCGGGCGCCTCACCCTGCTGCTGCTTCCCGGCGAAGAGCGCAATATGGACACACCGTTGATCGCGAACAGGCTGCGTGACATGGTGGGTGCCATTCCGGAAGCGCAGAAGCTCACCTATGGCCGTATTGGCTTTTTCGGGAAACCGGTTTCCGTCAGTCTGCTCGGCAATAATCTCGACCAGCTCACCAAAGCGCGCGATCTGCTTGTGGCGCAGCTCGAGGACTTTCCTTCGCTCAAGGATGTTACCGACAGCGAACAGGAGGGCCGGCGGGAAATCGACATTCGTCTCAAACCACGCGCCTACGCACTCGGACTCACACTCCGCGACATCGCCTCCCAGGTACGCCAGGGCTTTTTCGGTCAGGAGGTTCAGCGCATTCAACGTGGACGTGATGAAATCCGCGTATGGGTTCGCTATACAGAAGAAGACCGCTCAGCGCTCGGTTTCATAGACAGAATGCGTATACGCACGCCGGATGGTGCCGAGTATCCGTTCAGCGAACTGGCGGAATATGATATCGCACGCGGTATCATTTCCATCAATCGCCTCGAAAATCAGCGGGAAATCAAGGTTGAAGCCAATTTGACGGATTTTGAAGCCGACCTCCCCCCGATTCTTGACGATATACGCGACAACGTGCTTCCCGGCGTCCTCGCACAGGTCAGCGGCGTTCGCGCTTCCTTCGAAGGACAGTCACGCAATCAGGAAAAGACCATGCGCTCGATGCGCACGGCATTTTCCGTCGCCATGATCGTAATGTTCATCCTCGTCATCCTGGTCTTCCGTTCCTATGCCCAGGCAGCAATCGTCTTCGGTATCATTCCCCTCGGCATACTCGGTTCGGTCTGGGGACACGGGATACACGGCATACAGCTGAATACGCTTTCCATTTATGGAATCATAGCCCTTGCCGGTATCATCATCAACGACAGCATCGTCTTCGTCGATCAGATCAACCGCAATCTTCGTGACGGGATGAAAATACTGGATGCCGTTCATACTGCGGGCGTATCGCGTCTGCGTCCCATTCTGCTGACGACGCTTACCACCTCTCTCGGACTCGCACCGCTCATCCTGGAAACCAGCCGACAGGCACAGTTCCTTATTCCCATGGCTGTTTCCGTCGCGTACGGACTCGCCTTCGGCACTTTTATCCTGCTGATGGTGCTGCCATCGAGTTTCCTCATCCTCAACAAATTCCGCGTCCTCTTCGCTCGGCATATTCTGCGCAAGAGCGATGTCACTCCTGAAGCCGTGGAGCCCGCATTGCAAGAAATCGTCTACGCATCGAAACAGGAGGACGTACGATGA
- a CDS encoding response regulator: MKKAILCVDDEPIVLNSLRTQLKHHFGDRYAYEIAENAEDAWEVIEELVDDGVEILLIVSDWLMPGVKGDEFLIDVHRRHPAIITFMLTGQADDSAVENARKYAALKACFHKPWKEDDLITSIRTSLESGA; the protein is encoded by the coding sequence ATGAAGAAAGCCATCCTTTGCGTGGACGACGAACCCATCGTACTCAACAGTCTCCGCACGCAGCTCAAGCACCACTTCGGTGACCGTTACGCGTATGAAATCGCGGAAAATGCGGAAGACGCCTGGGAGGTTATCGAGGAACTCGTCGACGACGGTGTCGAGATACTTCTTATCGTCTCTGACTGGTTGATGCCCGGTGTCAAAGGCGACGAATTTCTCATCGATGTGCACCGCAGGCATCCCGCCATCATTACGTTCATGCTCACGGGACAGGCGGACGATTCCGCCGTCGAAAACGCGCGAAAATACGCAGCACTCAAGGCATGCTTTCACAAGCCCTGGAAAGAAGATGACCTGATCACCAGTATCCGGACAAGCCTGGAGTCCGGCGCATGA
- a CDS encoding HAMP domain-containing protein: MVKKTRKRFSVRQKIQLPIILFIALLSLFMFAYFPTEHEEALRDSFHNEVQSLAQMVATSVTFGLASEDWAGMRRTLDIVVRAPGVRFAALVDRQGRTFAAHKEDFEYTPAYEQTDSLVVAFYPVETDLFSGSAVIGASTDFISDRVHKLGAITFWVSMITLLLGTLFGMWQANLIVRPLSLLRLAAIKVGHGDLDTAVYRYTNDEIGDLATEFGKMIANVRSAQQHAQEVNTELQSKNRLLEAERRQLARTLEHLKATQAQLVQSEKMAALGQLIAGIAHEINTPLGAIRASISNIDKALEHTLRDLPALLASLEEEVQEQFFSMVRHSLSLKTSLSAREERKKRRALQTELENDSYEFAAEIADNLSEMGIFRGWDIFDDVLRHERVREILTLASRLSMQQRNSQNIELAVERASKIVFALKNFSHHDKSGEMSHADIVEGIETVLTLYHNQLKHGVEVTRHFESVPAIRCYPDELNQVWTNLIHNAIQAMEYEGQLEVSVRTVGQGIEVAITDDGSGIPEDIQAKIFEPFFTTKEAGEGSGLGLDIVRRIVDKHHGNIRVESKPGKTTFTVLLPLHPELEASASGDAATGAAGSGHKGSDDPAGRQSDSGESKVS, translated from the coding sequence ATGGTGAAGAAGACACGGAAGCGATTCTCGGTACGGCAGAAAATTCAGCTGCCGATTATCCTCTTTATCGCCCTGCTCTCCCTTTTCATGTTCGCCTACTTCCCGACCGAGCATGAAGAGGCTCTGCGCGACAGCTTTCACAACGAAGTGCAGTCCCTCGCACAAATGGTTGCCACCAGTGTGACTTTCGGACTCGCGAGCGAAGACTGGGCCGGAATGCGGCGCACGCTCGACATTGTCGTCCGCGCCCCGGGCGTGCGTTTTGCCGCACTGGTCGACAGACAGGGACGCACGTTTGCCGCACACAAGGAAGATTTCGAATACACTCCGGCATATGAACAGACGGACTCCCTTGTCGTCGCCTTCTACCCGGTGGAGACGGATCTATTTTCCGGCTCCGCCGTCATTGGCGCAAGCACGGATTTCATCTCCGACCGTGTGCACAAGCTCGGTGCCATCACCTTCTGGGTATCGATGATCACCCTGCTTCTCGGCACGCTGTTCGGCATGTGGCAGGCGAATCTCATTGTACGTCCCCTCTCTCTGCTCAGACTCGCTGCCATCAAAGTGGGACACGGCGATCTTGATACGGCAGTGTACCGCTACACCAACGATGAGATTGGCGACCTGGCTACGGAGTTCGGGAAAATGATCGCAAATGTGCGCAGTGCGCAGCAGCATGCGCAGGAAGTCAATACCGAACTACAGTCCAAAAACCGTCTGCTTGAGGCAGAACGGCGTCAGCTGGCGCGCACACTCGAACATCTGAAGGCAACACAGGCGCAGTTGGTGCAGTCCGAAAAAATGGCGGCGCTGGGACAACTGATCGCCGGCATCGCGCATGAGATCAACACTCCCCTTGGCGCCATTCGGGCATCGATCTCGAATATCGACAAGGCGCTCGAACACACGCTGCGTGACCTCCCCGCCCTGCTGGCTTCACTTGAGGAGGAAGTGCAGGAGCAGTTTTTCTCCATGGTACGACACAGCCTCTCCCTCAAAACCTCGCTCTCGGCACGTGAGGAAAGAAAAAAGCGGCGCGCTCTGCAAACCGAACTCGAGAACGACTCCTATGAATTTGCAGCCGAAATTGCAGACAACCTGTCTGAAATGGGCATATTCAGGGGATGGGACATCTTTGATGATGTGCTGCGTCATGAGCGTGTGCGTGAAATCCTGACACTGGCATCCAGGCTCAGTATGCAGCAGCGCAACAGCCAGAATATTGAGCTTGCCGTTGAACGTGCCAGCAAAATTGTCTTCGCACTCAAGAATTTTTCGCATCACGACAAAAGCGGCGAAATGTCACATGCGGATATCGTCGAGGGTATAGAGACCGTGCTCACACTCTACCACAACCAGCTCAAGCATGGTGTGGAGGTGACACGCCATTTCGAGTCCGTTCCAGCAATACGCTGCTACCCGGATGAGCTCAACCAGGTGTGGACCAATCTCATCCACAATGCCATCCAGGCCATGGAATACGAGGGACAGCTCGAAGTTTCCGTACGCACCGTCGGCCAGGGAATCGAAGTCGCGATCACAGACGATGGCAGTGGCATTCCGGAAGACATTCAGGCGAAAATCTTTGAACCGTTCTTTACCACAAAGGAAGCCGGGGAGGGATCAGGACTCGGACTCGATATCGTGCGCCGCATCGTCGACAAGCATCACGGAAACATTCGTGTCGAGAGTAAGCCGGGAAAGACCACCTTTACAGTACTCCTCCCTCTCCATCCGGAACTTGAGGCTTCTGCTTCCGGGGACGCGGCGACCGGAGCGGCAGGAAGCGGACACAAGGGAAGCGATGATCCTGCCGGCAGGCAATCCGACAGCGGTGAGTCGAAAGTAAGCTGA
- a CDS encoding TolC family protein, which yields MTLRILLTLLLAVPTLRAQNLLTLEDAVAVGLENNYSIRIARNDAEIAENNTMRGSAGFLPTLDAVGNWSLARSEQETNSPFSFGNSNTRNAAAQLELNWTLFDGFRMFAENNRYNELARLGEARSRGNIENTVVSIVASYMSVVQQARILDALRHVLGISRTRFEKEKVRNELGGSAMDFLNARIAYNSDSSAVLEQELQLLIAQQDLNILLGRDPDTPFDVQREITLPDLPSNREELLARARRRNAELRISQQNLRVAESSVTSARSTFFPRLNLFANYGYSDRLTGTDDSERFSGDISTQSTDATVGLSLSFNLFNGFRNSTDMENAVLARRSAEAALDEARLRLDARISRQLRSLDIRMQALELETSSLESAEDGLALQIERYDSGSATSLEFRDAQLQYVRAETAYIVALFQARIAALELQRLTGDLQL from the coding sequence ATGACCCTCCGCATTCTCCTCACTCTTCTGCTCGCTGTGCCGACCCTGCGCGCACAGAATCTGCTGACGCTCGAAGACGCCGTGGCAGTGGGACTCGAGAACAACTACAGTATCCGCATCGCCCGTAACGATGCGGAAATTGCGGAAAACAACACGATGCGTGGCAGTGCGGGTTTTTTACCCACACTCGACGCTGTTGGAAACTGGTCGCTCGCCCGCAGTGAACAGGAAACCAATTCTCCCTTCAGTTTCGGGAATTCCAATACGCGCAACGCCGCGGCACAGCTCGAACTGAACTGGACACTGTTTGACGGTTTCCGAATGTTCGCCGAGAACAACCGCTACAATGAACTCGCGCGACTTGGCGAGGCGCGCAGCCGCGGCAACATCGAGAATACCGTTGTCTCCATCGTCGCCTCCTACATGTCCGTCGTGCAGCAGGCACGCATCCTCGATGCCCTGCGCCATGTACTCGGCATTTCCCGGACGCGCTTTGAAAAGGAGAAGGTTCGCAATGAACTGGGCGGCTCAGCCATGGACTTTCTCAACGCCCGCATCGCATACAACAGCGACTCAAGTGCCGTACTGGAGCAGGAACTTCAGCTGCTGATCGCACAGCAGGACCTCAACATCCTTCTCGGACGCGACCCGGACACCCCCTTCGACGTTCAGCGTGAAATCACTTTACCTGATCTTCCCTCCAACCGTGAAGAACTGCTCGCGCGCGCACGGCGACGCAACGCAGAACTGCGCATCAGTCAGCAGAACCTCCGCGTTGCTGAATCTTCCGTCACCAGCGCACGGTCTACCTTCTTCCCGCGGCTGAACCTCTTCGCCAATTACGGGTATTCGGACAGGCTGACGGGAACCGATGACAGCGAACGCTTCAGCGGGGATATCAGCACGCAGAGTACCGATGCCACGGTGGGACTCTCGCTTTCGTTTAATCTGTTCAATGGTTTCCGCAACAGCACCGACATGGAAAATGCCGTTCTCGCACGCCGCAGTGCGGAAGCAGCACTCGATGAGGCGCGTCTGCGTCTCGACGCTCGAATATCACGGCAATTGCGCAGCCTCGACATCCGCATGCAGGCGCTGGAGCTGGAAACCAGCAGTCTCGAATCCGCCGAAGACGGACTTGCGCTGCAAATCGAACGCTACGACAGTGGCTCGGCGACCTCGCTAGAATTTCGCGATGCACAGCTGCAATATGTCAGAGCTGAAACAGCATATATCGTCGCCCTCTTCCAGGCACGCATTGCCGCACTCGAACTGCAGCGATTGACGGGAGATCTACAGCTTTGA
- a CDS encoding MATE family efflux transporter, with amino-acid sequence MERNLGTHLRETVRLAVPVAIGQLGHVMLGVTDSLMVGQLGPVPLAASSLGNSVFVLMLVLAAGISSAITPLTAIACGREDFDEAGVVFRQGLLVNSGIGILLIALSLFLSTLLDVLNQPSSVVVLAEPYLRIISFSFLPMMVFMSARNFIEGQSFTRPAMVVIILANGVNVLGNWVLIYGNLGFPALGLDGAGYSSLMVEVFSAVAIMVYVLRSKRFTRYRPLLAFHSFNTAMQLRILRIGLPSGMQYFFEAGSFSLSAVMIGWIGAKALAAHQIAISMAATSFMIILGIANAATIRVGNAVGKGDAREVRQAGFSAWVLAISLMSVAALIFIIFRNTLPTLYIDDPEVIHIASGLLIIAAVFQLSDGSQVVGHGSLRGMTDVTVPLYIAIFSYWVIGLPSGYIFAFVFDMGVKGVWLGFVFGLTTAAISFQYRFHRQSRRMAAAQRQAD; translated from the coding sequence ATGGAACGGAATCTCGGAACACATCTGCGCGAGACCGTGCGTCTTGCGGTCCCTGTGGCCATCGGACAGCTTGGCCATGTCATGCTCGGCGTTACCGACAGTCTGATGGTAGGACAACTGGGTCCCGTGCCTCTTGCGGCCTCCTCACTCGGCAATTCCGTTTTCGTACTCATGCTGGTGCTGGCTGCCGGCATTTCCTCCGCCATTACCCCGCTGACCGCAATCGCCTGCGGACGTGAGGATTTCGATGAGGCGGGTGTCGTGTTCCGGCAGGGACTGCTGGTAAACAGCGGCATAGGGATCCTTCTTATCGCGCTCTCACTTTTCCTCAGCACCCTGCTCGATGTCCTCAACCAGCCCTCGTCAGTCGTCGTACTGGCAGAGCCTTACCTGCGCATCATCAGCTTCAGCTTCCTGCCGATGATGGTGTTCATGTCGGCACGTAATTTCATCGAGGGACAGTCATTCACACGTCCTGCCATGGTCGTAATCATCCTGGCCAACGGGGTCAACGTCCTCGGCAACTGGGTGCTGATTTACGGGAACCTGGGCTTCCCGGCTCTCGGACTCGATGGTGCAGGGTATAGCAGTCTGATGGTTGAGGTTTTTTCTGCAGTCGCCATCATGGTGTACGTATTGCGCTCGAAGCGTTTTACACGCTACAGACCGCTGCTTGCGTTCCACTCGTTCAACACAGCCATGCAGCTACGGATTCTGCGTATCGGACTCCCCAGCGGAATGCAGTATTTCTTCGAAGCGGGGTCGTTTTCCCTTTCCGCCGTCATGATCGGTTGGATCGGCGCCAAGGCGCTCGCGGCACATCAGATCGCGATCAGTATGGCGGCTACATCGTTCATGATTATTCTCGGTATCGCCAATGCCGCAACCATACGGGTCGGCAATGCCGTAGGAAAAGGAGATGCGCGTGAGGTACGTCAGGCAGGATTCAGCGCCTGGGTCCTGGCCATCTCCCTGATGTCCGTCGCCGCACTCATATTCATCATCTTCCGCAACACACTCCCGACGCTATACATCGATGACCCCGAAGTGATCCATATCGCATCGGGTTTGCTGATCATAGCGGCGGTGTTCCAGCTCTCTGACGGCTCACAGGTCGTGGGACACGGCAGTCTGCGTGGTATGACAGATGTGACTGTTCCGCTGTACATCGCGATATTCTCATACTGGGTGATCGGACTCCCCTCAGGCTATATCTTCGCCTTCGTATTCGATATGGGAGTCAAAGGGGTGTGGCTTGGATTTGTCTTCGGGCTGACCACCGCAGCCATTTCCTTTCAGTACCGATTTCACCGCCAGAGCCGCAGGATGGCCGCAGCTCAGCGTCAGGCTGACTGA
- a CDS encoding substrate-binding domain-containing protein: protein MKSLRIIFPLIILVMLSTGELRSQTVVIANSSVQSTKLSIEDLMDIYTLNKTHWDDGSRVSVYYVKDGKAKEDFLSYLDMSEDNLKRIWLRKQFTGKAPPPNAMESEEELIEEVAKTKGAIGFASERAVRGKKKIRIVARVKK, encoded by the coding sequence ATGAAATCATTGCGCATCATATTTCCACTCATCATCCTGGTGATGCTGAGCACCGGCGAACTGCGATCACAAACCGTGGTCATCGCCAACAGCTCGGTGCAATCGACGAAGCTCAGCATTGAGGATCTGATGGATATTTACACGCTGAACAAAACCCACTGGGATGACGGGTCGCGTGTTTCCGTGTACTATGTCAAGGATGGCAAGGCGAAAGAAGATTTCCTGTCCTATCTCGACATGTCTGAAGACAATCTCAAGCGCATCTGGCTGCGGAAACAGTTCACCGGCAAGGCTCCGCCTCCGAATGCCATGGAAAGCGAGGAAGAGCTGATCGAAGAAGTGGCGAAAACGAAAGGGGCCATCGGTTTCGCATCTGAACGTGCCGTGCGCGGGAAAAAGAAAATCCGCATTGTCGCAAGGGTGAAGAAGTAA
- a CDS encoding response regulator: MSKPVLMCVDDEEMILRSLKDQLREHFSGDFSIEIMESGEEAMELAQDLLGQSVEIPVIICDQIMPGIKGNELLRQLHGLSPKTFNILLTGQADAGAVGDAVNHANLYRYIPKPWEETDLVLTIKEALRSYYQDKKLEEQNRVLKEMNENLEQLVTERTTEVVRQKEEIQTQMLSIEKQRKDLQVRNEFIRNVFGRYVSDEVMDTVLRDPEGLQIGGAKRDISVLMSDLRGFTVLTEHLPPEDVVRILNRYLERMVEVIAEFSGIVIEFLGDGIMVIFGAPKPLANHAEHAIACALSMQTAMHDINAAHHSEGMPPLEMGIGISSGEVVVGNIGSEKRTKYGVIGNAANLAARIEALSTGQQVLISSDTLDRCHASVDIVKEFEVSVKGVDHPLRICEVQSIRDGFDVEFIPSWEEMREVSKEVIVELSILDGKSVSDTVLHMPLLAVSVQQARLRDNGALQIRADVRLHAMIIDGERIALESYGKVTARSGDTLVLRFTSMFMADKEEYYSTLLGLPYNPR; this comes from the coding sequence ATGAGCAAACCCGTTCTCATGTGTGTCGATGATGAAGAGATGATCCTCCGCAGTCTGAAGGATCAGTTGCGCGAGCATTTCAGCGGGGATTTCAGTATTGAAATCATGGAAAGCGGCGAGGAGGCTATGGAACTGGCGCAGGACCTGCTTGGCCAGTCCGTTGAGATCCCCGTCATCATCTGCGATCAGATCATGCCGGGTATCAAGGGAAACGAACTCCTTCGTCAGCTGCACGGACTCTCCCCGAAAACCTTCAACATCCTCCTGACCGGACAGGCTGACGCCGGCGCGGTCGGTGACGCCGTCAATCATGCGAATCTCTATCGCTACATTCCCAAACCCTGGGAAGAAACAGACCTCGTCCTGACCATAAAGGAGGCCTTGCGCAGCTATTACCAGGACAAGAAACTCGAGGAACAGAACCGCGTTCTCAAGGAAATGAATGAGAACCTCGAGCAGCTGGTGACTGAGCGCACGACAGAGGTCGTCAGGCAGAAGGAAGAAATTCAGACACAGATGCTCAGCATCGAAAAGCAGCGCAAGGATTTGCAGGTTCGCAACGAATTCATCCGCAACGTATTCGGCCGGTATGTATCGGATGAAGTGATGGACACCGTGCTGCGGGATCCCGAGGGACTGCAGATCGGCGGTGCCAAGCGGGATATTTCCGTGCTAATGTCGGATCTGCGCGGGTTTACGGTGCTAACTGAGCATCTGCCTCCTGAAGACGTCGTGCGCATCCTCAATCGCTATCTCGAGCGGATGGTGGAAGTCATCGCCGAATTCAGCGGCATTGTGATCGAATTTCTCGGCGACGGTATCATGGTGATTTTCGGTGCGCCGAAACCGCTGGCGAATCATGCCGAACATGCCATCGCCTGTGCACTCTCCATGCAGACGGCGATGCACGACATCAACGCTGCGCATCACAGCGAAGGCATGCCCCCGCTGGAGATGGGTATCGGCATCAGTTCAGGCGAAGTCGTCGTCGGCAATATCGGTTCCGAGAAGCGCACGAAATACGGCGTCATCGGAAATGCCGCGAACCTCGCCGCGCGTATTGAAGCACTGTCAACCGGACAGCAGGTGCTGATTTCTTCAGATACACTGGATCGCTGCCATGCCTCCGTCGATATCGTCAAGGAGTTTGAAGTCTCGGTCAAGGGTGTCGATCACCCGTTACGCATTTGTGAAGTACAGAGCATACGCGACGGCTTCGACGTCGAGTTCATTCCGAGCTGGGAGGAGATGCGCGAGGTGTCAAAAGAGGTGATTGTCGAGCTATCAATACTCGACGGCAAATCAGTGTCCGACACCGTATTGCATATGCCTCTGCTTGCCGTCTCGGTGCAGCAGGCCCGCCTGCGAGACAATGGTGCGTTGCAAATCCGCGCCGACGTGCGTCTGCATGCCATGATCATTGACGGCGAGCGCATCGCACTTGAATCCTACGGAAAAGTCACGGCGCGCAGCGGTGACACACTCGTGCTGCGCTTTACATCCATGTTCATGGCCGACAAGGAGGAATATTACTCCACCCTGCTTGGCCTCCCGTACAATCCCCGGTAA